From Camelus dromedarius isolate mCamDro1 chromosome 12, mCamDro1.pat, whole genome shotgun sequence, the proteins below share one genomic window:
- the RRP8 gene encoding ribosomal RNA-processing protein 8 isoform X1, whose product MFEEPEWAEEAPAVTDLRPVVSRPRLTAASQIKGSKRRKLLATLQALEAASLPQQPPSLPGSDSEEEEVVERKKKRPKKALFASASTEVEEKRKTKRQKQGPPSSDSEEEEVERKKCHRGAPLGNDSAEEEKRKRKRWKQAPSNPAQHLDSVDQTGLKAWNSSATSDSAKPSPETPSPQPPRTLSRKQWRNRQKNKRRQKNKFRPPQPPEQAPAPATGPTAQTEVPPVLSPDSHGARAEALRARMAQRLDGARFRYLNEQLYSGPSSAAQRLFQEDPEAFLLYHRGFQSQVKKWPLQPVDRIARDLRQRPASLVVADFGCGDCRLASSIRNPVHCFDLASLDPRVTVCDMAQVPLEDESVDVAVFCLSLMGTNIRDFLEEANRVLKPGGLLKVAEVSSRFEDVRNFLGAVTKLGFKVISKDLTNSHFFLFDFQKTGAPRVGPKAQLSGLKLQPCLYKRR is encoded by the exons ATGTTCGAGGAGCCCGAGTGGGCCGAGGAGGCCCCAGCAGTCACGGACCTCCGGCCTGTAGTGTCACGGCCTCGGCTCACGGCAGCCTCGCAAATCAAG GGCTCCAAGCGCCGCAAGCTCTTGGCCACATTACAGGCCCTGGAGGCAGCATCTCTTCCCCAGCAGCCCCCTAGCCTGCCTGGCAGTGactctgaggaggaggaggtggtagaaaggaagaagaaacgcCCAAAAAAGGCCTTGTTTGCCAGTGCTTCTACTGAagtagaggagaaaaggaagaccaAACGTCAAAAACAGGGCCCCCCTAGCAGTGACtctgaggaagaggaggtggaaaggaagaagtgCCACAGAGGGGCTCCTCTTGGCAATGACTCTgctgaagaagagaagagaaagaggaaacgCTGGAAACAGGCCCCCTCAAATCCTGCCCAACACCTGGACAGTGTTGACCAAACAG gtcTCAAAGCCTGGAATTCTAGTGCGACAAGTGACTCCGCCAAGCCAAGCCCTGAGACCCCTTCCCCTCAACCTCCCCGGACCTTGAGTCGCAAGCAGTGGCGGAACCGGCAGAAGAACAAGCGCAGGCAGAAGAACAAGTTCCGGCCACCCCAGCCACCAGAgcaggccccggccccggccacAGGCCCCACTGCGCAGACCGAGGTGCCTCCTGTCCTCAGTCCGGATAGCCACGGAGCCCGGGCGGAGGCTCTGCGAGCCCGCATGGCCCAGCGCCTGGACGGCGCCCGCTTCCGCTACCTCAATGAACAGCTGTACTCAGGGCCCAGCAGTGCTGCGCAGCGCCTCTTCCAGGAAGACCCTGAGGCTTTTCTCCTCTACCATCGTGGCTTCCAGAGCCAAGTCAAGAAGTGGCCACTGCAGCCTGTGGACCGCATCGCCAGGGATCTTCGCCAGCG GCCTGCATCCCTGGTAGTGGCTGACTTTGGCTGTGGGGACTGCCGCCTGGCTTCGAGTATCCGGAACCCTGTGCATTGCTTTGACTTGGCCTCTTTGGACCCCAGGGTCACTGTGTGTGACATGGCCCAG GTGCCTCTGGAGGATGAGTCTGTAGATGTGGCTGTGTTCTGCCTCTCACTGATGGGAACCAACATCAGAGACTTCCTAGAGGAGGCAAATCGAGTGTTGAAGCCAGG AGGTCTCCTGAAAGTGGCGGAGGTCAGCAGTCGCTTTGAAGATGTTCGTAACTTTCTGGGGGCTGTCACCAAACTAGGCTTCAAAGTCATCTCCAAG GACCTGACCAACAGCCACTTCTTCTTGTTTGACTTTCAAAAGACTGGTGCCCCTCGAGTAGGGCCCAAGGCTCAACTCTCAGGCCTGAAGCTTCAGCCTTGTCTGTACAAGCGCAGGTGA
- the RRP8 gene encoding ribosomal RNA-processing protein 8 isoform X2: protein MRIKGYQYYLSKGGGAQWVLRTSKGSKRRKLLATLQALEAASLPQQPPSLPGSDSEEEEVVERKKKRPKKALFASASTEVEEKRKTKRQKQGPPSSDSEEEEVERKKCHRGAPLGNDSAEEEKRKRKRWKQAPSNPAQHLDSVDQTGLKAWNSSATSDSAKPSPETPSPQPPRTLSRKQWRNRQKNKRRQKNKFRPPQPPEQAPAPATGPTAQTEVPPVLSPDSHGARAEALRARMAQRLDGARFRYLNEQLYSGPSSAAQRLFQEDPEAFLLYHRGFQSQVKKWPLQPVDRIARDLRQRPASLVVADFGCGDCRLASSIRNPVHCFDLASLDPRVTVCDMAQVPLEDESVDVAVFCLSLMGTNIRDFLEEANRVLKPGGLLKVAEVSSRFEDVRNFLGAVTKLGFKVISKDLTNSHFFLFDFQKTGAPRVGPKAQLSGLKLQPCLYKRR, encoded by the exons ATGAGAATAAAGGGTTATCAGTACTACCTTTCAAAGGGGGGTGGTGCTCAGTGGGTACTGAGAACGTCCAAG GGCTCCAAGCGCCGCAAGCTCTTGGCCACATTACAGGCCCTGGAGGCAGCATCTCTTCCCCAGCAGCCCCCTAGCCTGCCTGGCAGTGactctgaggaggaggaggtggtagaaaggaagaagaaacgcCCAAAAAAGGCCTTGTTTGCCAGTGCTTCTACTGAagtagaggagaaaaggaagaccaAACGTCAAAAACAGGGCCCCCCTAGCAGTGACtctgaggaagaggaggtggaaaggaagaagtgCCACAGAGGGGCTCCTCTTGGCAATGACTCTgctgaagaagagaagagaaagaggaaacgCTGGAAACAGGCCCCCTCAAATCCTGCCCAACACCTGGACAGTGTTGACCAAACAG gtcTCAAAGCCTGGAATTCTAGTGCGACAAGTGACTCCGCCAAGCCAAGCCCTGAGACCCCTTCCCCTCAACCTCCCCGGACCTTGAGTCGCAAGCAGTGGCGGAACCGGCAGAAGAACAAGCGCAGGCAGAAGAACAAGTTCCGGCCACCCCAGCCACCAGAgcaggccccggccccggccacAGGCCCCACTGCGCAGACCGAGGTGCCTCCTGTCCTCAGTCCGGATAGCCACGGAGCCCGGGCGGAGGCTCTGCGAGCCCGCATGGCCCAGCGCCTGGACGGCGCCCGCTTCCGCTACCTCAATGAACAGCTGTACTCAGGGCCCAGCAGTGCTGCGCAGCGCCTCTTCCAGGAAGACCCTGAGGCTTTTCTCCTCTACCATCGTGGCTTCCAGAGCCAAGTCAAGAAGTGGCCACTGCAGCCTGTGGACCGCATCGCCAGGGATCTTCGCCAGCG GCCTGCATCCCTGGTAGTGGCTGACTTTGGCTGTGGGGACTGCCGCCTGGCTTCGAGTATCCGGAACCCTGTGCATTGCTTTGACTTGGCCTCTTTGGACCCCAGGGTCACTGTGTGTGACATGGCCCAG GTGCCTCTGGAGGATGAGTCTGTAGATGTGGCTGTGTTCTGCCTCTCACTGATGGGAACCAACATCAGAGACTTCCTAGAGGAGGCAAATCGAGTGTTGAAGCCAGG AGGTCTCCTGAAAGTGGCGGAGGTCAGCAGTCGCTTTGAAGATGTTCGTAACTTTCTGGGGGCTGTCACCAAACTAGGCTTCAAAGTCATCTCCAAG GACCTGACCAACAGCCACTTCTTCTTGTTTGACTTTCAAAAGACTGGTGCCCCTCGAGTAGGGCCCAAGGCTCAACTCTCAGGCCTGAAGCTTCAGCCTTGTCTGTACAAGCGCAGGTGA